TGGTGTGCTGTAGTAAAGAAACTGTTGGATGTCTTCTTCAATGGCGTTGTAGATGTAGGACAACAGTCATCGCTTGACATTCCATTGCAGGAGGTTGGCATCCTTCATCGAGCTGTGAGGAGAAAGTGCAGATCTATGATAGATGTCCTCTTGAAATATCGTCATCATGGAGCTTTTGACAAATCAGGACTACAAACTCAACAAGATGATCGTGGCTATTTATTTAGACCTGACGCAGTGGGTCCTGGGGGTTTGACTCCACTTCATGTTGTTGCTAGTCTTGCTGGCTATGAGAATATTTTGGATGCATTAATTGATGATCCAGGACaggtatatttttctttttctattatgtGCATTTGGCTTTTTTGCAATGAAAACACACAGTCCCCTCAATCCACCGAAAGGAGGTGTGGTTTTGTGTGTGGGGGGGACTGTGGAGCATGATAAGATCAGCAATAGCCTTCACTCTTTTCCTTGTTATCAGGGTTGGTATATTGGCACTCCCATCCGGGGTGGCCCCTCCCTGACAATATGTACTTTGGTTACTGTAGCGAGACTTGACCACCTGAACCAAGAAACCTGTGCGAAATTCACTGCTTGATGCACCTTTTGATATGTTTCAACCTCTAAGAAGAAGTATGCATGGCTTTTTGTGCTCTTCACTGGAGCTAATTAGGATGTATGATGTTACCTAATTGGGTTTATCATCATTGCCTTAACAATTGAGGAGCAAAAACACCCCTCATGCAGTTGGGGGTCATTTGGTTGGAGGTATTACGAAAACTAGTACAACTATAAGTATGTAGATTGATTAGAGCCAGAAGGGAATAGGAATACGAATATGGTTAGCTGTATAAAAAAGACGTATTAAATAACTAACACAGTGTTTAGTTGATGATATTAAATAATAGGCATCAAGCAATACTATTatctatgtattattttatacgAGATTAGAATGTGGAGTAAGAATGCGCTTGTTCGCAATACGAAGACAAAAATGCCCTTAAATTGTGGATGACTCCTAACTCTGTGAATTGTGCTTGCTCCGACTTAGTGCTAGACTATTTTTCCTGTATCAACATAATCACTTTTTACCTGTTCAAAGAAAACAAAGATGCCTTTAGAGTAGATAATCCTTACAAAGCATTCCAGATTTCATTACTCATCATATTACAATCCCTACATTATTATCCACCGTGTGTGTAATTATGGATTTATTACTATACTGTACAAACAACTCCTACATTATAATTCCTGCATAACTAGCATGTAAACCAAATGACCCCCTATTAGTACATAAATAGATATCCTTGCTTTCCGGGAATAAGGGACTTAACTGTATTCTCTTTTCTAAACTATGACTACACTTTGCAGTTAAGAGTATTTTCCTGCACCTGCTCTTTCTTAGGCTTTAGCTTTCTGAGTATATGTCTCTGTATGGTCATGAGTGttctttttaaatgtttgaCCATCTCATCTATAAGCTTAAACTATTAGAATGAGCTCACTTTTATTATTCAATTGTATTCTCAACACGTCCACTCACGTGCGGCCCTGATTCTTGTGGAAATTCTTTTAATAATGGGTGGTGGTAAGATTCTCAACACGTCCCCTCTAGTGCGGCCGTGATTCTTTTTCATGAGCCAAGCACgtaaaaattctttttgatgCCGTATTGAAGTGTGTGACCTTTTCATCTAAAAGCTTATGCTATTAGAGAGAGCACACTTTTATAATCTTAATTTATTCTCAACATGTTCAATTACTGAATAAGAGGCACTCTGGTATATTCATATACACAAGGATGTCTGTGTTGTAGATCTttcctttgttttattttctggTTCCATCGTTTGGAATGAAATGAGTTAGGCAGGTGTTTCAAGGAGCTGACGAATTATGATTGTTTTCTTCAGGTGGGAATTGAAGCTTGGAAAAGTGCCCGTGACAGTACTGGACTGACACCCAATGATTATGCATGCCTGCGAGGCCATTACTCATACGTCCATATGGTCCAGAAGAAAATCAATCAGAAACCAGGTGATGGACATGTTGTTCTTGATATCCCTGGTTCGTTGTTGGATAGCAATCTCAAGCAGAAACTATCAGATGGTCATAGGTCAGTAAAAGTAACTAGCTTTCAAACTGAGAAGTCTTTAGGGAAACCAATTCACCGACAATGCAAACAGTGCAAGCAGAAATTATCTTATGGAAACTCAGGAACATCACTTGTATACAAACCGGCAATGCTTTCAATGGTTGCAATTGCTGCTATATGTGTTTGTGTAGCTTTGCTATTCAAAAGTTCACCGGAGGTTCTTTATTCGTTCAGACCCTTCAGATGGGAGCTGCTGAAGTATGGCTCCATCTAAAATAGGTACAGCCTTAATGTTTTAAGAAGATAATATAGGGATGCCATGGCTTGTTTTTTCTTCTGAATTAATATGCCACGATATAATTGGGAGAGCTCCAACTctgtatatttattttgtcgaattcatcataatatacatAAGAAGCTTTAACTGCAAATaggaaatttgaactttttataaGTTGATAGCACTACTTGAATAGGACTGGCCACTGGGATTGCAGTCGTAGACGCCTCAGATCTGTGCCCGAATATGTTGTGTAAGATAAGTAAATTGCTTTGTATTTTAACTATATGGACTGCTAATTGCCTGCATCTATGGTTTTAGAACACATTTTTCTTGCTATATTGATCTTTCTTAGCTACCATTTAGGTAAAATATGGACAAGTTATTACATTTTTCATCAACATTGTTTCTTTTTAACTGTTTTGTATAGTTTTAGTATAATTGTCAAACTTATGATTTCTTATTTGTACCTACTTGTTTGAAAATCTTTATCCAACATATTGGAGGAATAACTTTTCAAAATGTCTCTTGAAAGTTCTAGTGTTGCTAGTGTTTCATGGTATAAAAGGTTAAGTTGCACGGACTTCTTACTTTTGATGCCACTGTGTTGGATGAACTTACTATTTTAGAGAATTCGACATgcatttgttgatattttttgaaatataaatttaagcAAATTAAACTATAATTGTTTGCCTTCGAATTGTACTAAGAAGCAGAACATGATAGCGTAGCGTGTAAAAGGAACTCTTGAATTCCTACGAATCAAATTATTAAATGGTGAGTTAATGCGAAAGCAGGTAAAAGCAAATTAAACTCATCTTCGTTAGATCTTGTTGGCTCAACGGGGCTAGAGCTTTCATTTTGGTTTAATGCCGGATCTTCACCTTTAGTTAGAAGTACAAGTAAAGGTCTCCGTTTTCATTTTGGTTCAACGCCGGATCTTCACTTTTAGTTAAAAGTAGAAGTCGTTTGCTTCACGTCGAAAGAGAAAGTTTGCTCCACGTCGAAAGAGAAGTAGTAAAAAAGTATTGATATAGTAAAAGGAGAATGACTCAAATTTTATCAaacatgtatatttttttaaaaaaaataaattatgaatggTTTTACTAATTTCTAATAAACTTTTATCAAACctaatacatttttattttatttccaatATTTCAAAGAACACTTTTTTgcctcttttccttttttttttctccggCTGCGTTTCATTTTTAttcgaaaaaataaattttcatttttaattgtaaattttataatatttgaaagAAACAAACTTATCatcttctatttatttttcaccattaaatattcatttttaaagaaCTCAACTCTAAAGCAACATTAATAACTAGTACAAATATTTAATGGTAAAGTgcttatttaaatattatttcttaaataacttataaaattcaaaataaataattaaaattataaaaaaagacGAAAACAcacataaattattaatttcatttgtttactaattaataatacTCTAAGAAAAGAGTATTTATTTTAGTGTTGGTGCCGGATCGAAGAAAAATCCATGGCGGCTCGGCAAATTCAGAAGCGAATTCTGAGTGTTCTCTCTACCAAAACCTACATCGCTCAAGGTATACTTCCTCTCTAGCTTTTGCACACAGATAGTTAATGAGCCCCAAATTTGGATTTTGTCTTTTTTGTGGTAAAAATCTCAGCTTTTTATCATTCTGTATTCAATGTTTACGCAGTAAgtataaaccctaaaaaatgcctttttaattttgtttttcatgATAGGCTAAGCTAGTGATGTATAGAGGCAAAAAGGGTcaaagattttgattttgatgtatttaGTTGTATGGAAGTAAATGAAGTGAGTTATCTCTACTATGATCTAATTTATAATCTTTCTgtattatttgaatttatgcTTTCAGTTTTTATTGTTATGTTATTTGAGGTTGTGAATTTGGGGAAGTGAAGGCATATGTCAATTGAATTTCGAGTGTGTTTTGGTATAAAGGAACATAATTTCGTGTTGAAATGTttctaaatctaaaatttggaAACAATTTCAAATGAAGTATTGGAGAACAACATAAGCGAAGGAAGTAGTTTTGTGATATGTTTTGGTTGCGAATTATGCCTtatttcataccaaacacatccGAAAATCAGCTTTCTGAAATGGAAGTTATTTGAGAGTGTTGATTTAAGCATAACGGGATTTGAAATGTCTAGGGTTAAATTCGAAGAGAGTGAGTTCCTGGGGTGGTTCGACTACCATGAGTGAGATTCCTATGTGGCTGTTTTAGGGAAGAATGTAAAAGCTCCTCGTTGTGACTCTCGGGGCTTGCTGCTCAACCAGCACTTTTATCAGTGGTACATTATGTGATGCATTTGTGTGAGTTAACACATATTGAAGTAATTGAATAGTTTCATCATTGATACTATCTGACCTGAATATTGTAGAGAAGTTGTAACTCATTTTGTTTAGATTGTCCATGTTTTAATTCTTACTAAAGCTTTTAAAGGTTGACTCTGAACTCTGAAGTTTGAGTAGTGGTTGTTTCATTGGCTTTGTTATTTCTTTCCCAGTTCCGACCTCGAATCGATATTCAAATCCCAATTTACCCCTCCCTTAAACCTAGGGCAAAATCACTAATTTCTACCCATAATCCATGATTTAGATGCTAAAGTTAGCGTATAATCGTCTCCTCAACGTTATATGATATTCCTTAGCCGATTCTCTTTCCTGTCCATAACTTTGGTCTCCCAAAACTGTGTTGGAATGTTGAGAATCCTTAACAACACTTCTTACCTAAGCCACTGGCCCTCAAGTGGCTAAGTCCGCAATTACGAGGTCCCTCTTGCAAACGCAGCTGCAccagaaaaagtaaaatctgCAACATGCTTAAATGTGAGATCTTGCCTCAAAATCACCTGAGCTCCTCAAATCCCTAACATCCAGCAGGTCTCAAAATACTATATGGACTTGAAGGAAGTCTCAAATCATGGAATGGGATTCAAATACTCAAAATGAAGGGTGGCTTTCGGACAAACTTCTCTTATTTTAGAAGcaattgataattcaaataaTATGTTTTGTTATTCTCAGCTGTGTGTAATTTAtccttttgatgtttttgttataatattaGTATAAATACTCTGCGTTGTGCGTCTCCACCTGTTCTTTGTGAAGAACTTGTTACTAAGATTCTACCGCGTTTCTTACTTTTTCCAGGATTACCATGGAGTTCTGTTTCTCCTTCAAGGTCATCTTTTGGCATGAACGATATATTTTCAAGACGGTGTCTTCAAACAGTTGCAGGAATCACCAAGCAGGCTGTTGAAGTAGGGGAAACTAATAAAAACTGTGATCCAGATACTAATACCGATTCTGCTGCTGCAGTTGTTTCTAGTATCAAGAAAGAGACCACATACAAGTACACTGTGCAATCTAATCTTAAAACCTCCCCAAGACATGACCTGATGATGATCTTCACTTGCACAGTATGTGAAACCAGAACCATGAAAACAGTTTGTCGCGAGTCATACGAGAAAGGTGTAGTGGTGGCTAGATGTGATGGTTGTAAAAACATACACCTTATTGCTGATCGTCTCGGGTGGTTTGGTGAGCCTGGTAGCGTGGAAGACTTCCTGGCTGCTCGCGGAGAGGAAGTGAAAAAGGGCTGTGTTGATACTTTAGGTTTTACACTCGAAGATCTGGCAGGAAAGAAAACACTGGAAACTATTAGGGGAGAAGTAGAATCCAAATCTGAGATTTAGAAGTCAAATCTGGAGATTGAAATTAAACAAGTTGATTTTGTAATGAACATTGAATATGCAAGTCTATAGTTACTTTGACAATTCTTACAGCTTTTATTTGcttataaatatacaaatttaagaGACTGATTTATGAAAACCCCATAAGCTTCAACCAACAGCTAAAGTAAGGAGGATTGTTCAAGTCTGATAAGGAGCTCATGTTCTCATACCTGTGCGATTGATCATGAAATGATTAACGTTACTGATTTATATGTATACCATATGATTAAACATGTATTTAAGAAGAGCTTTTAAGAAATATCAAATTAGGTTGGACTGTTAAATTTGATAAGGAAGGATTagcaagaaaatattaataaggtTGTGTTTGGTAAAGcggaatatatatatttaaataatcaGTTAAGGACTCTCATGAAGATGATACGCCAGTATACTAGAAGAGATAAGATTAGAAATGAAGATATTTGAGACAAGGTAGGGATAGATTATTCAATCAGTCGTACATATGACACATTTTCAGCTTATTGAGGACATAATCTTAGATAGAAAGTTATGGAGGTCGGATTAGTAGGTAGTTAAGTATCGTCTTATTCTCCATTCATTCCAATAGTATTAACATCATTTTCGTAGTTTTTTCTCCCTCGATTTTTGCTGCTACATGTAGTTTATTGCACTTTGActattcttttgttttgttgtggttattgttgtttttctcTATATGCTTTAGAATGCCTTCAATATTATTgtgttatatttattacttagtTTCTCCTTTTTAATTTGCTTTGATATGTGTTATTTGTATCGAAGAATTTTCAGACATAATTTCTCTGTTTTTGAATAGTAAAAGTAAGAtctacatatattttatattcttaaattcatttataaatttactccgaatatattattgttattagaatataaatattttgattagtTGACAAATACAAAGAGGAGTAAGAAAATTGTTtacttctttaaaaatattttctttactgCCAAACAACCCTCATGTGCATAATTATTGTATACTATAATGTAATggtagttttaaaaaaaaaactttttgtgCCTTGTATAAATGAGATACTAATTGCAAATTAGTGGATGAAAAGTTTGTGAATTTAAAAGGGTATGATTTACCTTCACTAAATTGTgagacaaaaacaaatttcACCCAATGTAATAATcgtgaaatatattatattttttcatttttaaattattttatcatattttttatatattcataaggaaatatttataagacgatttaaaaatcttttatccttatttattcattaaaaaataaatacatcatTACTCTATTCAACTATAATACTTTTCTTAAAAAGACACTTGAATTTTGTAAAAATCTCAGGAACAcctttaacaaattaaaaatggTTAAAGTGTCCCATTTTTCGGTGAACCCATGTTTAAGAAAGGAAGTGAATACACGCGCCAACGAATACTTACAACgtgtcaattttttatttttttatgtttttatatttgttattcttattctatctgttttctttaaaaaaaataaaaatctctattcttcttcttcttcaatgttcAGTTCTTTCTTCAATATGTTCAACTGCAATGGTGATCTATTTTTTACGCCGCCACCAATTCTCTACCATAGCCGCCAGCGACTCTCTACCACCCACACACTTTAACACCATCTCAACTCTGAGGGTGTAAAAgtagatgaagaaaaaaatcataaaacaaataaaagtaaaagaaaataacattttaattaaataaatgttaaaataaataaataatatttttttacttgtctCACTCGCTAGTGGCGAGTGAAGTACACTTCATGTGCCACTTAAGATCATAAAAGGATAATAAATTCACTCTGAACAAGAATAAAGGGGTATATTAGGACCTTTTCAAAGAATCagtgtctttttttaaaaaagggaaaagggtctgatatacacctcaactttgtcatttagagctgatataccctttgttatgaaagtggctcatatatacccctacttgtaaacaaatggctcacatatacccttttcttctaacggaaatgaaaaaaataataattttaatctaaatttttattatttttttctaaaaaatataatctcatataagtaaatttaatcctcgtcaaacatattttttttgacttttttttgtttcaatgactaatttataattattattttgataatcaaatttatttatgtttcactaatattcttgtaaaacttattgtagatgaccagattttttcttcgaatacgaaattaaattacaatatacacacaaaaaatagtttaatttttttttctttgaactaaggactgaaagaaaaaaataaaataagaataagaaactcaaataattataataaaagaagtcaaaaaataatttatgtatgaaaaaaattaaaatataccttgaactttgatagaagaatcatatatacccataaatcattttttaaaaaaaattagaagtaataaatataaaatttaaaactaattttttaacttccattaaatgaagggtatatgtgagccattttgtaacggcaggggtatatgtgagccgtttgtataatggtaagggcatatatgagccacttttataacgaggggtatatcagctccaaatcaTAAAGTTGAGGAGTATATCAtacccttttcccttaaaaaaatgttatagttgAAAGGTTTAATGATAGAATTTTCtcttcattaaatatttactttatttatgtGTCATCTCCATATAATTTGCacatttatagttttcaaaaacAATCATTCTAAggacaaaataagaaaatacaattaattttGTCTTTAATACTATCTCCGTCTATCTTTACTTAtattatcttttgaatataaaaattcaatgttatgaaaaatgaCTATAACTAATgataaaagttaaattagaaactaagtaataaactatttttttttgaaaaatatataaataaaattaaatatctaattttagtataatcaataaaaataaataatttgatataactatatatataattagaaatcacaataaataatttgaggGCGGAGACATCAATGATCAATCCGTTTAGGTTGATCCCAAGTTAATCTCAGCCGTTGATCTTCCTCTTGTAGTATCAAGTAGTGACCCGTTTGGGGAAATGGGTCAAAAATATGTTGTAACCGAAAAAAAAGCTGAAGAACtcttatattttgttttcatcAGCTGAATTAAGCTCTCTCAGCCTGAATTTCATCTGAGCTCCGATCAGTTTTCGCCGCAGTTAAAGGTCAGCTTCCGTTTCTCTTCTCCCCGCCGGTGAAGTTAGTGTATGCTCAATTTTCGtttaatttcttcaaatttcatgCATTTCTGTACACGAAGAACATGTATGAATTGGAGTTGTTTTTTTGGGGAAAATATCGAAAACTCATGAGTTTACTGAGCTGTTAGTTTTATGTCTctgtaaaatttcaaaattgaaatgCAGGTAGTGGAAAATTTAGGCCTTTTGTTTTCTACTGGATTAGGTGAATTGGTTGCATTGGCACATTTAGTGCTTAATTACTGCTAATTTTAAGTGAAATTATAAGCTCTTTCTTGTTAAAATGTTTACTTGGTTGGAATTGATTTGGACTAGAATGATTAGTTCATATAATCACTCCTAATTGAGATATGAGTATACTGGGTTGTACAAGAAGTGGTTTTGGGTattgaaataatgaaaagaCAAATGCACTAGCTTGATATTTTGGTATTATTCCACATAGAATAGCTTTACGATTTTCCAGTGAAGATTTAGTTAAGAATAgagtttaatttgttttataaactaaaaatagCTTTTTCCAATTTGCTTTATAAATCTGGGctgtagtgtttgctttgaataCAGCAAGGACTACACCTCAAGCATAAGTAAGTTGGCGTTCAGTGTTTGCTTTGAATACAATAAGGACTACACCTTAAGCCTGTGTAAGTCGGGGTTTGCTATATGATCCTTATAATGTTTGCTTTGAGCGACTCAGTAATTTTTGGTTGCAGGATGATATGCTGATTCTCTATCCTTGTGTTTCTATTTATCGATATTACTTTTCCATGCTGCAACAGGCTCAAGGAAAGCACTGTTTTATGCTTTTGCTGTGGCACATAAGAGACAGTTCTCTAGCTTTGCCCTGTCCAGTTTCACATTAAAATGGtatacatatgaaaattttaatatgtcTGATGCTATTATGTTGCTTCATTCTTAATTATTCTTTGTTTTACTCTAGCGTGAATATCCAGATAGTGAAAACTCTTCAAAGCCTGAAGGTGTGAGTGGAATCATGCCTAAAGTTGAAGATCCATATTCCGAATTTCCATCTCTATACACATATACAATGCCTATGGGGGTAAGGAAAGAAAAATGCATTTAGCTGAGTTTTCAACTCCTTGGTAATATGGTTTTACTGTCAGGTGGTAGCATTAATATTCATCACCTCTGTAATCATCATATTTTGTGACGCTAATGCATCTGTAGGACAATATTGCAAGCTCATCAGGCAGCAATGTGAGGTCATCTCTTCTGACCATGGGTTTTAAGGCATCACTTGTTGATAAAGCAATTGAGGAAAAGGGTATGTAGTGAGCAGTAACTTCTGTTTTTATCTATTACGAGATTGTGTTGGCAAATAGTTTTCTACTGAATTTTGGAGAATTAGCACCAAGTATACCaccttaaaaaagaaaaaagaaaaagaagaccaACTCATAGATTTTCTTCAAAAGTTTTGGTTGTTATTACAGTTGGATAATTTTTGAAgagatattttcttttcaatctaGGTGAAGACAACATTGACTTGTTACTGGAGACTCTTTTTGCAAAATCTGTAAGTAACTATTTATAATGTATGGTACTTCTTTGATTCTGCTCATTTCTTGCCTGAAATAACGTGTTGATGCAAAGTGCTGCTCCTCTTTGTCTATTTAGCACCCTCAAGACCTTTTAACCGCTGGCAACTTTAAACTTCTTATCACAACTTCTCTTTTCGGTGTTTATTTCCCGGAAAAGAATGAACAATAACTTAATGAATGAACGATAACTTAATTTATTAAGAAGATAGATAAATAAGAACACGCAAAAGGTAACGGCTGCCCTTgtcatcaagaaaaaaaagttaggAAAGTAAAATCACTACTTCTTGGGTCCTCATCATGTAGTTAGGTAGCTATCAAGTGCCCCTCTACAAATGTTTGCTTATGGTAAAGTGAGCAGTACTTCCGCAAAATGTCAGCAATATTTCTGAGTCTTAGGTTATCTACAATGCAATTGTTTTGCAGatcataaatgaaaaaaattaggtATGTTGGTCTATCTCCCTAATCAAATATGTATCTTTCCCTTTGGTTTTCCCCATAATGCTGTCCAATCTTTAAAAGTTCAAGATATATACACACTAAGAAGGACctattttttgtcttttcaatGCAATTTTTCTCAGCTCTCTActttagtttttcaaaaaacaaaGACGATAAAAGTATTTCTGTTGTAACTTGTACCACATGTTCACCAAGCAAATAAATGGTTCACTTTTCAGTCTTTTCTCTTAAAGACACCACCCGGGGTCAAACTTAGCTTAGCTCCTGCTATTTTCTATAATTTCTATAGTTTAAGGTTCTTTGCTTTTGGTATTGAGTTATTTTATGCATCTGTAC
The window above is part of the Solanum pennellii chromosome 5, SPENNV200 genome. Proteins encoded here:
- the LOC107018740 gene encoding uncharacterized protein C24H6.02c isoform X2, which codes for MNDIFSRRCLQTVAGITKQAVEVGETNKNCDPDTNTDSAAAVVSSIKKETTYKYTVQSNLKTSPRHDLMMIFTCTVCETRTMKTVCRESYEKGVVVARCDGCKNIHLIADRLGWFGEPGSVEDFLAARGEEVKKGCVDTLGFTLEDLAGKKTLETIRGEVESKSEI
- the LOC107018740 gene encoding uncharacterized protein LOC107018740 isoform X1; protein product: MAARQIQKRILSVLSTKTYIAQGLPWSSVSPSRSSFGMNDIFSRRCLQTVAGITKQAVEVGETNKNCDPDTNTDSAAAVVSSIKKETTYKYTVQSNLKTSPRHDLMMIFTCTVCETRTMKTVCRESYEKGVVVARCDGCKNIHLIADRLGWFGEPGSVEDFLAARGEEVKKGCVDTLGFTLEDLAGKKTLETIRGEVESKSEI